Proteins encoded in a region of the Oscarella lobularis chromosome 5, ooOscLobu1.1, whole genome shotgun sequence genome:
- the LOC136187470 gene encoding multifunctional protein CAD-like isoform X3, translating to MAGKHSTALLSLEDGTRFVGKLVGFPKSVAGEIVFQTGMVGYPESLTDPSYRRQILVLTYPLIGNYGIPSDERDEDTKLSVHFESNAVHVAALVISEMPQDYSHWEATRSLDAWLKRHGVPLVCGVDTRRLTQIVRERGSMMAKVVCDGGEDVPFVNIDEMNLVAEVSTKEVRTFGSWSSSSVRIVAVDCGMKNNQIRCFLNLDGVAVKVVPWNYPFQDEDDYDGVFVSNGPGDPLKCSQTISNIATAMKQSKPIFGICLGHQLMALAVGAKTFKMKYGHRGHNQPCLLFDTKQCFITTQNHGFAVNSDSLPSDWMPLFTNANDQTNEGMVHKSKPFFSVQFHPEAKGGPHDLYVLFDLFVRTVREHQKDGERPSLASVLRQKLLSYSPKALDQERKIHKVLVLGSGGLSIGQAGEFDYAGSQAIKALKEEGIQTVLINPNIATVQTSKGLADKVYFLPISPPYVTQVIEQERPDGILLSFGGQTALNCGVELEREGTFRKFNVDVLGTPVKSIIATEDRQIFAQRLAEIDERVAPSEAPSSVEETLIAAESIGYPVLLRTGFALGGQGSGFATNPAELTALATQAFSHTKQVFIDKSFKGWKEVEYEVVRDEFDNCITVCNMENVDPLGIHTGESIVVAPSQTLTNGEYNMLRSVAVKVARHVGIVGECNIQYALNPASNQYYIIEMNARLSRSSALASKATGYPLAYVAAKLALGVPLSDLKNSVTMATTACFEPSLDYLVVKVPRWDLKKFVGVSTKIGSSMKSIGEVMAIGRSFEEALQKALRMVDESVIGFETDKARCSADELEHPSDNRIFVLANALQSGKYSIDDLYNLTKIDHWFLHKMNRIVKFAAVLEQYSQKMHDIPREVFLQAKQLGFSDKQIARHCQSTELAVRNFRRKELDMFPWVKQIDTLAAEYPAQTNYLYLTYNGDGHDVDFVGGATMVLGSGVYRIGSSVEFDWCAVGCIRELRKLGHKTIMVNYNPETVSTDYDECDRLYFEELTFETVMDIYEIEDPMGLVLSMGGQLPNNIAMALHRQQAKILGTSAEMIDNAENRFKFSRLLDNINIQQPEWKELTDFSTANDFCQSVGYPCLIRPSYVLSGAAMNVAYSDQDLETYLGKAALLSSEHPVVISKFIQEAKEIDVDAVASRGEIVAIAISEHVENAGVHSGDATLILPPQDLNEETLTKIRNIVVAIARALLVSGPFNIQLIAKDNNLKVIECNLRVSRSFPFVSKTLNKDMIAMATRVIVGQEVEKNFSYEMETTNGRIGVKVPQFSFSRLAGADVRLGVEMASTGEVACFGTNHYEAYLKAMISTGFIIPKKTVLLSVGSYKGKLELLESVKLLEKLGYQLYGSIGTADFYSEHGINIQTMEWPFQDSESSSQSDDVYSIAHYLMNQKFDLVINLPGKNRGLRRPSYLSWGYKARRMAVDCSIPLITDIKCAKLLVSALHRLGGYPPVHSDIDCITARNLIRLPGFVDVHVHVRDPGATYKEDWSTCTAAALAGGVTMICAMPNTNPPVTNTKNFDIAMKAASAGARCDFALYVGASVDNATILPDIGDRAFALKMYLNETFTSLRLDSTEVWMEHFKHWPRDLPIAVHAEERTLAAVLLLGSLFDRHVHVCHVARKEEIMIVRAAKEKGLKVTCEVCPHHLFLCTDDVDCLGEGVSQVRPRLSRKEDQDALWDNMDIIDCFATDHAPHTWEEKQSEKPPPGFPGLETMLPLLLTAVHDGRLTIEDLILRLHTNPRKIFCLPEQPDTYIEVDVDQRFVIPDAMPFSKCKWTPFRGMEVFGSVRRVVLRGTVAYIDGKILTEPGFGVNVRRTAYRAESQRLKIIREGVSRTRRASEVIAADAESAPEPPLATKYNDQSLVGAHIVSVTQFKKDQLRHLFIIASEMRNRAPNDLLKGRVLGSMFYEVSTRTMNSFSSAMQRLGGSVVYLRASDSSVQKGESLSDSVKMMAGYCDVLVLRHPEPGAAMRASKSTKVPLINAGDGTGEHPTQALLDVFTIREEHGTVNGTTVTMVGDLKHGRTVHSLAKLLCLYRVQIRYVCPPSLCMPKDVTDYVDKHGISQVTYSSLAEALPETDVLYMTRIQKERFDSDVEYEKVRGSYVLTPEVLTHAKEKMCIMHPLPRVDEISEEVDSDPRAAYFRQAENGMYLRMALLAAILA from the exons ATGGCGGGCAAGCATTCGACGgcgcttctttctctcgaagATGGCACGCGTTTCGTCGGCAAGCTCGTCGGCTTTCCAAAAAGCGTCGCAGGAGAAATCG TTTTTCAGACGGGAATGGTCGGCTATCCGGAATCGCTTACCGATCCGTCGTATCGACGCCAGATCTTAGTGCTCACCTATCCACTAATCGGCAATTACGGCATCCcgagcgacgaacgcgacgaggaCACCAAGCTCTCCGTTCACTTCGAATCGAACGCCGTCCACGTGGCGGCGCTAGTTATCAGCGAAATGCCGCAGGACTATAGCCACTGGGAAGCGACGCGATCGCTCGACGCCTGGCTCAAGCGGCACGGCGTTCCGCTCGTCTGCGGCGTCGATACGCGCCGTTTGACGCAGATTGTGCGCGAAAGGGGATCCATGATGGCTAAG GTCgtctgcgacggcggcgaagacgtgCCCTTTGTCAATATTGACGAAATGAATCTCGTTGCTGAAGTCTCGACAAAA GAGGTTCGGACGTTTGGATCGTggtcttcgtcgtctgtgCGAATTGTCGCCGTGGATTGCGGCATGAAGAATAACCAGATTCGTTGCTTTCTGAATTTGGACGGggtcgccgtcaaagtcgtGCCGTGGAACTATCCCTTCCAAGACGAAGatg ATTATGATGGGGTTTTTGTGAGCAACGGACCCGGCGATCCGCTCAAGTGTTCTCAGACGATATCCAACATCGCAACAGCCATGAAACAATCCAAGCCAATTTTCGGCATTTGTCTGGGACACCAGCTCATGGCACTAGCAGTGGGAGCCAAAACATTTAAAATGAA ATACGGTCACCGTGGACACAACCAGccttgtcttctttttgatACAAAACAGTGTTTCATAACGACTCAAAATCACGGTTTCGCTGTCAATTCAGACAGTCTTCCCTCCGATTGGATGCCACTTTTCACGAACGCTAACGATCAGACGAACGAGGGCATGGTGCACAAGTCCAAGCCGTTTTTCAGCGTCCAATTTCACCCGGAAGCGAAAGGGGGTCCCCATGATCTCTACGTTCTCTTTGATCTCTTCGTTCGAACCGTTCGAGAGCATCAAAAGGACGGAGAAAG GCCTTCGCTTGCGTCTGTGCTCCGACAAAAGCTTCTTTCCTATTCCCCGAAAGCGTTGGATcaggagagaaaaattcacaAAGTTCTCGTACTGGGTTCAGGTGGATTATCGATAGGGCAAGCGGGCGAATTCGACTACGCCGGTTCTCAG GCAATCAAAGCGTTGAAAGAGGAAGGAATTCAGACAGTGCTCATCAACCCCAACATCGCCACGGTCCAAACATCAAAGGGACTCGCCGATAAAGTCTATTTTCTTCCCATTTCTCCACCCTACGTCACTCAG GTCATCGAACAAGAACGCCCCGACGGAATTCTCCTCTCGTTCGGCGGCCAAACGGCGTTGAATTGCGGCGTGGAACTCGAACGCGAAGGAACGTTTCGCAAGTTCAATGTCGACGTACTTGGAACGCCCGTCAAGTCGATCATCGCCACCGAAGATCGGCAAATATTCGCGCAACGTCtcgccgaaatcgacgaacgcgtcgcgccGAGCGAAGCGCCGTCTTCCGTCGAGGAAACGCTTATTGCCGCCGAATCGATTGGATATCCGGTTCTGTTGCGAACGGGATTCGCGCTCGGCGGACAGGGGTCGGGATTCGCTACGAATCCCGCCGAATTGACGGCGCTCGCGACGCAGGCGTTTTCGCACACCAAACAGGTATTTATCGATAAGTCGTTCAAGGGCTGGAAGGAGGTCGAGTATGAAGTGGTGAGAGACGAATTCGACAATTGCATCAcg GTTTGCAATATGGAGAATGTGGATCCCCTTGGAATTCACACGGGCGAATCGATTGTCGTCGCGCCGAGCCAGACGCTGACGAACGGCGAGTACAACATGCTTCgaagcgtcgccgtcaaagttgCGCGTCACGTGGGCATTGTCGGCGAATGCAACATACAATACGCTTTGAATCCAGCATCAAATcaa TATTATATTATTGAAATGAATGCGAGATTGTCTCGCAGTTCGGCGCTCGCCTCCAAGGCGACCGGCTATCCTTTGGCGTACGTTGCCGCCAAATTGGCTCTCGGCGTACCTCTGTCCGATTTGAAGAATTCGGTTACGATGGCAACGACGGCTTGCTTCGAGCCGAGTCTCGATTAtctcgtcgtcaaagtgCCGCGATgggatttgaaaaaatttgtcGGTGTCAGCACAAAA atTGGGAGTTCTATGAAGAGTATTGGAGAAGTGATGGCTATTGGGCGATCTTTCGAAGAGGCTTTGCAAAAGGCTCTTCGAATGGTCGACGAATCCGTTATTGGGTTTGAAACGGATAAGGCTCGGTGTTCCGCTGAC gaaTTGGAACATCCGTCTGACAATCGAATCTTCGTTCTAGCGAACGCGCTTCAAAGTGGAAAATATTCAATCGACGACTTGTACAATTTGACGAAAATCGATCACTGGTTTCTCCACAAGATGAATCGCATCGTGAAATTCGCCGCCGTACTCGAGCAATACAGTCAAAAG ATGCACGACATACCGCGTGAAGTCTTTCTCCAAGCCAAACAGCTGGGCTTCAGCGATAAACAAATAGCAAGACACTGCCAAAG CACCGAACTCGCCGTTCGCAACTTTCGACGTAAAGAACTCGATATGTTCCCTTGGGTGAAACAGATCGATacgctcgccgccgaataTCCGGCTCAAACGAATTATCTATATCTGACGTATAACGGCGACGGACACgacgttgatttcgtcggcggcgctaCCATGGTGCTCGGTTCCGGCGTCTATCGCATCGGAAGTAGCGTCGAATTTGATTGGTGCGCTGTTGGATGCATACGAGAACTTCGAAAG CTCGGTCATAAGACGATTATGGTGAATTATAACCCGGAAACGGTGAGCACCGATTACGACGAGTGCGATCGGCTCTACTTTGAGGAACTCACCTTCGAAACGGTGATGGATATCTATGAAATAGAAGATCCCATGGGGCTCGTACTCTCAATGGGGGGCCAACTTCCAAACAACATTGCAATGGCTTTGCATAGACAACAG GCGAAAATTTTGGGCACTTCGGCCGAGATGATTGACAATGCCGAAAATCGTTTCAAATTCTCGCGTCTTCTTGACAATATTAATATTCAGCAGCCAGAATGGAAAGAACTCACCGATTTCAGC acGGCAAACGATTTTTGTCAGTCAGTCGGCTATCCGTGTCTCATACGACCTTCGTACGTCTTAAGCGGCGCCGCGATGAACGTCGCTTACTCTGATCAGGATTTGGAGACCTATCTCGGCAAGGCGGCTCTGCTGTCGTCCGAGCATCCCGTCGTCATATCGAAATTCATTCAAGAGGCGAAG gaaattgacgtcgatgccgTTGCAAGTcgcggcgaaatcgtcgccatcgcTATATCGGAACACGTCGAAAATGCCGGCGTTCATtccggcgacgcgacgctcaTTCTTCCGCCTCAGGATTTGAATGAGGAGACGTTGACGAAAATACGCAACATCGTTGTGGCAATCGCGCGAGCTCTTCTCGTATCCGGCCCCTTCAATATTCAACTGATAGCCAAG GACAATAATTTGAAAGTGATTGAATGCAATTTGAGAGTTTCTCGTTCGTTTCCGTTCGTTTCGAAAACTCTCAACAAGGACATGATTGCCATGGCGACGCGAGTCATAGTTGGTCAGGAGGTGGAAAAGAATTTCTCTTATGAGATGGAGACAACGAATGGGAGAATAGGAGTCAAG GTGCCccaattttcgttttctcgtcttgCCGGCGCCGACGTTCGTCTTGGCGTCGAGATGGCGAGTACAGGCGAAGTGGCGTGCTTTGGCACAAATCACTACGAAGCCTATCTCAAAGCGATGATCAGCACGGGCTTTATTATTCCAAAGAAAACCGTCCTACTGAGCGTCGGCAGCTACAAG GGAAAACTTGAGCTGCTGGAGTCGGTTAAGTTACTAGAAAAGCTTGGCTATCAGCTCTATGGGAGTATAGGGACTGCGGACTTTTATTCGGAGCATGGCATAAac ATTCAGACAATGGAGTGGCCGTTTCAGGACAGCGAATCGTCGAGtcagagcgacgacgtgtACAGCATCGCTCACTATTtgatgaatcaaaaattcgaCTTGGTCATCAATTTGCCCGGCAAAAATCGCGGTCTTCGTCGCCCGTCCTACTTATCGTGGGGCTACAAGGCGAGACGCATGGCCGTCGACTGTTCCATTCCTCTCATCACAGACATCAAATGCGCGAAACTGCTCGTTTCT gCTTTGCATCGTCTCGGCGGTTATCCGCCCGTTCACTCCGACATCGACTGCATCACGGCTCGCAATTTGATTCGTCTGCccggattcgtcgacgtgcacgTTCACGTTCGCGATCCCGGAGCGACGTACAAGGAAGACTGGTCGACGTGTACGGCTGCCGCTCTCGCCGGCGGCGTCACTATGATCTGCGCCATGCCCAATACCAATCCTCCAGTGACGAATACAAAGAATTTTGACATTGCAATGAAG GCTGCTAGTGCTGGAGCGCGATGTGATTTCGCTCTCTATGTCGGTGCTAGTGTTGATAACGCGACAATATTGCCTGACATAGGTGATAGGGCTTTCGCCTTGAAAATGTATCTCAATGAGACGTTCACGTCATTGAGATTGGACAGCACCGAAGTCTGGATGGAG caCTTTAAGCATTGGCCTAGGGATCTTCCTATAGCGGTTCACGCCGAGGAAAGGACTCTCGCTGCTGTGCTTCTCCTTGGAAGTCTTTTTGATCGGCACGTTCACGTGTGTCACGTGGCGCGGAAGGAGGAA ATTATGATCGTTCGAGCGGCGAAGGAAAAAGGTCTCAAAGTGACGTGCGAAGTGTGTCCCCATCATCTGTTTCTCTGcaccgatgacgtcgattgccTCGGCGAAGGCGTGTCGCAAGTTCGGCCTCGTCTGTCGCGCAAAGAAGATCAGGACGCCCTCTGGGATAATATGGACATTATCGATTGCTTTGCAACCGATCACG CTCCTCACACGTGGGAAGAGAAACAGTCCGAGAAACCTCCACCTGGTTTTCCCGGTCTTGAAACGATGCTTCCTTTGCTTTTGACGGCCGTACACGACGGTCGTCTAACGATCGAG GATTTGATTTTACGATTGCATACGAATCCgagaaaaattttctgcCTTCCCGAGCAACCTGATACGTATATTGAAGTCGACGTTGATCAGCGTTTCGTCATTCCGGATGCCATGCCGTTCAGCAAATGCAAATGGACGCCGTTTAGGGGAATGGAAGTTTTCGGTTCAGTGAGACGAGTCGTATTGAGAGGAACCGTTGCCTACATCGACGGAAAG ATTCTCACTGAACCTGGCTTTGGCGTGAATGTTCGTCGCACCGCTTATCGTGCTGAAAGCCAACGACTTAAAATAATACGAGAAGGAGTTTCTCGAACTAGAAGAGCGTCCGaag TTATCGCTGCGGATGCGGAGTCGGCACCCGAGCCTCCCTTGGCGACGAAATACAACGATCAGAGTCTAGTTGGCGCGCACATCGTCTCCGTCACGCAATTCAAAAAGGATCAG CTGAGGCACTTGTTTATCATTGCGTCTGAGATGAGAAATCGAGCGCCGAACGATTTGCTCAAA GGTCGCGTGCTCGGTTCCATGTTCTACGAGGTCAGCACGCGTACGatgaattcgttttcttcggcgaTGCAGCGCTTGGGAGGCAGCGTCGTTTACTTGCGAGCCAGCGATTCGTCCGTTCAGAAGGGAGAGTCTTTGTCAG ATTCTGTAAAAATGATGGCTGGCTAttgcgacgttctcgttcttcgacATCCGGAGCCGGGCGCAGCGATG AGGGCGTCCAAGTCGACCAAAGTGCCGCTGATcaacgccggcgacggcacTGGCGAGCATCCGACTCAGGCTCTTCTTGACGTCTTCACCATACGCGAGGAACACGGAACAGTGAACGGAACAACG GTCACTATGGTCGGAGATTTGAAGCATGGACGCACCGTTCATTCCCTCGCCAAGCTTCTCTGTCTGTATCGAGTTCAAATTCGCTACGTTTGCCCGCCGTCGCTTTGCATGCCGAAGGATGTTACCGACTATGTTGACAAGCACGGAATTTCTCAg GTCACATACTCGTCTCTCGCCGAAGCGCTTCCTGAAACGGACGTTCTTTATATGACTCGAATACAGAAGGAGAGATTTGACAGTGACGTCGAATATGAAAAG GTTCGTGGTTCCTACGTCCTTACGCCGGAAGTGCTAACGCATGCGAAGGAGAAGATGTGCATCATGCATCCACTGCCACGTGTCGACGAAATAAG TGAAGAAGTTGATTCCGATCCTCGTGCAGCCTACTTCCGACAAGCGGAAAACGGGATGTATTTGCGTATGGCGCTCTTGGCAGCAATTCTAGCCTAA